The Streptomyces sp. NBC_01775 genome includes a region encoding these proteins:
- the pknB gene encoding Stk1 family PASTA domain-containing Ser/Thr kinase, with product MEEPRRLGGRYELGSVLGRGGMAEVYLAQDTRLGRTVAVKTLRVDLARDPSFQARFRREAQSAASLNHPAIVAVYDTGEDYVDGVSIPYIVMEYVDGSTLRELLHSGRKLLPERSMEMCVGILQALEYSHRNGIVHRDIKPANVMLTRNGQVKVMDFGIARAMGDSGMTMTQTSAVIGTAQYLSPEQAKGESVDARSDLYSTGCLLYELLTVRPPFIGDSPVAVAYQHVREEAQPPSAFDPEISPEMDAIVMRALVKDPDYRYQSADEMRADIEACLDGQPVAASAMGAAGYGYPEDQPTAAMRAQDPQTSMLPPMRPDDGGYYDDHRGRRKPKKSPISTILLALAVILVLVGAIFIGKALLSSPPDSNEVPDVKGLSVSEATDRIENAGLKASKGQSEYCGEKKEMVCKTDPTAGKDVDKGSTVSLILSKGAAPRAVPDVEGEVYADAKQKLSEQGFKVKKKKQESQQPAGNVLDQDPAAEQKVRRGTTVTLTVATESKPSVPNVVGKSFDEANAQLTTLGFKVKKAEEEDESKPAGTVTKQNPGPGKQPEGTEIELTVAKAPADQPATVPDVTNKKLSEARSELKGAGFNVGTVHGDKKGNAVVVSTTPPANSQGKKGDKIDIITRPAGPGDGGDDGGGGGWFGGVG from the coding sequence ATGGAAGAGCCGCGTCGCCTAGGCGGCCGGTACGAGCTGGGCTCGGTGCTCGGCCGGGGAGGCATGGCCGAGGTCTACCTCGCGCAGGACACCCGGCTGGGCCGCACGGTCGCGGTCAAGACGCTCCGCGTCGACCTCGCTCGCGATCCGTCGTTCCAGGCCCGCTTCCGCCGCGAAGCCCAGTCCGCCGCCTCGCTCAACCACCCGGCGATCGTCGCGGTGTACGACACGGGCGAGGACTACGTGGACGGGGTCTCCATCCCGTACATCGTCATGGAGTACGTGGACGGCTCCACGCTCCGTGAGCTGCTCCACTCCGGCCGCAAACTGCTGCCCGAGCGCTCCATGGAGATGTGCGTCGGCATCCTCCAGGCCCTGGAGTACAGCCACCGCAACGGCATCGTCCACCGCGACATCAAGCCGGCGAACGTCATGCTGACGCGCAACGGCCAGGTCAAGGTCATGGACTTCGGCATCGCCCGCGCCATGGGCGACTCCGGCATGACCATGACGCAGACCTCGGCCGTGATCGGCACCGCGCAATACCTCTCGCCCGAGCAGGCCAAGGGCGAGTCCGTCGATGCCCGCTCGGACCTGTATTCGACCGGCTGCCTGCTCTACGAGCTGTTGACCGTACGGCCGCCGTTCATCGGGGACTCCCCGGTCGCGGTGGCGTACCAGCATGTGCGCGAGGAGGCGCAGCCGCCCAGCGCCTTCGATCCCGAGATCTCGCCCGAGATGGACGCGATCGTCATGCGGGCCCTGGTCAAGGACCCGGACTACCGCTACCAGAGCGCCGATGAGATGCGCGCCGACATCGAGGCCTGCCTCGACGGGCAGCCCGTCGCCGCCAGCGCGATGGGCGCCGCCGGGTACGGCTACCCCGAGGACCAGCCCACCGCGGCGATGCGCGCGCAGGACCCGCAGACCTCGATGCTGCCGCCCATGCGCCCGGACGACGGCGGCTACTACGACGATCACCGCGGACGCCGCAAGCCGAAGAAGAGCCCGATCTCGACGATCCTGCTGGCGCTCGCGGTGATTCTGGTGCTCGTCGGCGCGATCTTCATCGGCAAGGCGCTGCTCAGCTCGCCGCCGGACTCCAACGAGGTGCCCGATGTGAAGGGGCTGTCCGTCTCGGAGGCCACCGACCGCATCGAGAACGCCGGGCTGAAGGCCAGCAAGGGCCAGAGCGAGTACTGCGGCGAGAAGAAGGAGATGGTCTGCAAGACCGATCCCACCGCGGGCAAGGACGTCGACAAGGGCAGCACCGTCAGCCTGATCCTGTCCAAGGGTGCCGCGCCGCGCGCCGTCCCCGACGTCGAGGGCGAGGTCTACGCCGACGCCAAGCAGAAGCTGAGCGAGCAGGGCTTCAAGGTCAAGAAGAAGAAGCAGGAGTCCCAGCAGCCGGCCGGCAACGTCCTGGACCAGGACCCCGCCGCGGAGCAGAAGGTCCGGCGAGGCACCACGGTCACCCTGACGGTGGCCACCGAGTCCAAGCCGTCCGTCCCGAACGTCGTCGGCAAGAGCTTCGACGAGGCGAACGCACAGCTCACCACGCTCGGCTTCAAGGTCAAGAAGGCGGAGGAGGAGGACGAGTCCAAGCCCGCCGGCACGGTCACCAAGCAGAACCCGGGTCCCGGCAAGCAGCCGGAGGGCACCGAGATCGAGCTGACCGTCGCCAAGGCACCTGCCGACCAGCCCGCCACCGTCCCGGACGTCACCAACAAGAAGCTCAGCGAAGCAAGGAGCGAGCTGAAGGGCGCGGGCTTCAACGTCGGCACCGTCCACGGGGACAAGAAGGGCAATGCCGTAGTCGTGTCCACCACCCCGCCCGCCAACTCCCAGGGCAAGAAGGGCGACAAGATCGACATCATCACCCGCCCGGCCGGCCCCGGTGACGGAGGGGACGACGGCGGCGGTGGCGGCTGGTTCGGCGGCGTTGGGTGA